The proteins below come from a single Mycolicibacterium sp. TY81 genomic window:
- the glgX gene encoding glycogen debranching protein GlgX: protein MVVGVWPGSAYPLGATYDGSGTNFSVFSEVAERVELCLIAKDGTEERVNLDEVDSYVWHCYLPAVTPGQRYGFRVYGPWDPANGHRCDPSKLLLDPYGKSFHGDFDFGQALYSYDLAEPSATGEPAGVDSLGHTMTSVVINPFFNWDNDRLPRTPYHETVIYEAHVKGMTQTHPAIPEELRGTYAGLAHPAIIEHLRSLGVTAIELMPVHQFLHDHRLLDLGLRNYWGYNTFGFFAPHYQYSWNQHAGSAVAEFKTMVKSFHEAGIEVILDVVYNHTAEGNHLGPTLNFRGIDNAAYYRLDDDDLSLYKDFTGTGNSLNARHPHTLQLIMDSLRYWVLEMHVDGFRFDLASTLAREFYDVDRLSAFFDLVQQDPVISQVKLIAEPWDVGEGGYQVGNFPGLWTEWNGKYRDTVRDYWRGEPATLGEFASRLTGSSDLYEATGRRPSASINFVTCHDGFTLTDLVSYNEKHNEANGEDNRDGESHNRSWNCGVEGPTDDPEILELRERQRRNIFATLMLSQGTPMISHGDEIGRTQQGNNNVYCQDNPLSWMDWTMCETNAALLEFTRTVVAFRRKHPVFRRRRFLAGQPVRSTGQVRDIAWLTPAGDEMTLEDWDSGFGKSITVFLNGDAIPEPNARGERVTDDSFLLCFNAHDEALDFVIPGADYGASWAAALDTADPHGHTELVAAAGETISLQARSLLVLRKTA from the coding sequence ATGGTTGTTGGCGTCTGGCCGGGTAGCGCCTATCCCCTCGGTGCGACCTACGACGGTTCCGGCACCAATTTCTCGGTGTTCTCGGAAGTCGCCGAGCGCGTCGAGCTGTGCCTGATCGCGAAGGACGGCACCGAGGAACGCGTCAACCTCGACGAGGTCGACAGCTACGTGTGGCACTGCTACCTGCCGGCCGTGACGCCCGGGCAGCGCTACGGATTCCGGGTGTACGGGCCGTGGGACCCCGCGAACGGACACCGCTGCGATCCGAGCAAGCTGCTGCTCGACCCCTACGGCAAGTCCTTCCACGGCGACTTCGACTTCGGCCAGGCGCTGTACTCGTACGATCTGGCCGAGCCGTCGGCCACCGGCGAACCCGCAGGCGTTGATTCGCTGGGGCACACCATGACCAGCGTGGTGATCAACCCGTTCTTCAACTGGGACAACGACCGGCTGCCCCGAACGCCGTACCACGAGACGGTGATCTACGAGGCCCACGTCAAGGGCATGACGCAGACGCACCCGGCGATCCCCGAGGAACTGCGCGGCACCTACGCCGGACTCGCCCACCCGGCGATCATCGAGCATCTGCGGTCGCTCGGCGTCACCGCCATCGAGCTGATGCCGGTGCACCAGTTCCTGCACGACCACCGGCTACTGGACCTGGGGCTGCGAAACTACTGGGGCTACAACACGTTCGGCTTCTTCGCGCCGCACTACCAGTACTCGTGGAACCAGCACGCCGGCAGCGCCGTCGCCGAGTTCAAGACCATGGTGAAGTCGTTCCACGAAGCCGGCATCGAAGTCATTCTCGACGTGGTCTACAACCACACCGCCGAAGGCAACCACCTCGGCCCGACGCTGAACTTCCGCGGCATCGACAACGCCGCCTACTACCGGCTCGATGACGACGACCTCTCGCTCTACAAGGACTTCACCGGCACCGGCAACAGCCTCAACGCCCGCCACCCCCACACCCTGCAGCTGATCATGGATTCGCTGCGGTACTGGGTACTGGAGATGCACGTCGACGGCTTCCGGTTCGACCTCGCCTCCACGCTGGCCCGGGAGTTCTACGACGTGGACCGCCTCTCGGCGTTTTTCGATCTGGTGCAACAGGATCCGGTGATCAGCCAGGTGAAACTGATCGCCGAGCCGTGGGATGTCGGCGAGGGCGGCTACCAGGTCGGCAACTTCCCAGGTTTGTGGACCGAGTGGAACGGGAAATACCGCGACACTGTGCGCGACTATTGGCGGGGCGAGCCCGCGACCCTGGGCGAGTTCGCCTCGCGGCTGACCGGTTCCTCGGACCTGTACGAGGCGACCGGCCGGCGGCCGAGTGCGAGCATCAACTTCGTCACCTGCCACGACGGCTTCACGCTGACCGACCTGGTGTCCTACAACGAGAAGCACAACGAGGCCAACGGCGAGGACAACCGGGACGGCGAGAGCCACAACCGCTCCTGGAACTGCGGTGTCGAGGGCCCGACCGACGACCCCGAGATCCTCGAGCTGCGGGAGCGGCAGCGCCGCAACATCTTCGCGACGCTGATGCTGTCGCAGGGCACCCCGATGATCAGTCACGGTGACGAGATCGGGCGCACCCAGCAGGGCAACAACAACGTCTACTGCCAGGACAACCCACTGTCGTGGATGGACTGGACCATGTGCGAGACCAACGCGGCGCTGCTGGAATTCACCCGCACCGTGGTGGCGTTCCGGCGCAAGCACCCGGTGTTCCGGCGCCGCCGGTTCCTGGCCGGGCAGCCGGTGCGCAGCACCGGGCAGGTGCGCGACATCGCCTGGCTGACCCCCGCCGGCGACGAGATGACGCTCGAGGACTGGGATTCCGGCTTCGGCAAGAGCATCACGGTGTTCCTCAACGGCGACGCGATACCCGAACCCAACGCCCGCGGTGAACGGGTCACCGACGACTCGTTCCTGCTGTGCTTCAACGCCCACGACGAGGCACTCGATTTCGTGATTCCCGGCGCGGACTACGGAGCGAGCTGGGCGGCGGCGCTGGACACCGCGGACCCACACGGCCACACCGAACTGGTGGCCGCCGCCGGTGAGACGATCTCCCTGCAGGCCCGTTCACTACTGGTGTTGCGTAAGACGGCGTGA